A section of the Macaca thibetana thibetana isolate TM-01 chromosome 10, ASM2454274v1, whole genome shotgun sequence genome encodes:
- the RNF215 gene encoding RING finger protein 215 gives MGPAARPALRSPPPPPPPPPPSPLLLLLPLLPLWLGLAGPGAAADGSEPAAGAGRGGARAVRVDVRLPRQDALVLEGVRIGSEADPAPLLGGRLLLMDIVDAEQEAPVEGWIAVAYVGKEQVAQFHQENKGSGPQAYPKALVQQMRRALFLGASALLLLILNHNVVRELDISQLLLRPVIVLHYSSNVTKLLDALLQRTQATAEITSGESLSANIEWKLTLWTTCGLSKDGYGGWQDLVCLGGSRAQEQKPLQQLWNAILLVAMLLCTGLVVQAQRQASRQSQRELGGQVDLFKRRVVRRLASLKTRRCRLSRAAQGLPEPGVETCAVCLDYFCNKQWLRVLPCKHEFHRDCVDPWLMLQQTCPLCKFNVLGNRYSDD, from the exons ATGGGCCCTGCCGCTCGCCCCGCGCTGAgatcgccgccgccgccgcctccgccgccgcccccgtcgccgctgctgctgctgctgcccctgctgccGCTGTGGCTGGGCCTGGCGGGGCCCGGGGCCGCGGCGGACGGCAGCGAGCCGGcggccggggcggggcggggcggagcCCGCGCCGTGCGGGTGGACGTGAGACTGCCGCGCCAGGACGCTCTGGTCCTGGAGGGCGTCAGGATCGGCTCCGAAGCCGACCCGGCGCCCCTGCTGGGCGGTCGCCTGCTGCTG ATGGACATCGTGGATGCCGAGCAGGAGGCGCCGGTGgaaggctggattgcagtggcatacGTGGGCAAGGAGCAGGTGGCCCAGTTCCACCAGGAGAATAAGGGCAGTGGCCCGCAGGCCTATCCCAAGGCCCTGGTCCAGCAG ATGCGGCGGGCCCTCTTCCTGGGAGCCTCTGCCCTGCTTCTCCTCATCCTGAACCACAACGTGGTCCGAGAG CTGGACATATCCCAGCTTCTGCTTAGGCCAGTGATCGTCCTCCATTATTCCTCCAATGTCACCAAGCTGTTGGATGCACTGCTGCA GAGGACCCAGGCCACAGCTGAGATCACCAGCGGAGAGTCCCTGTCTGCCAATATTGAGTGGAAGCTGACCTTATGGACCACCTGTGGCCTCTCCAAGGATGGCTATGGAGGATGGCAGGACTTGGTCTGCCTGGGAGGCAGTCGTGCCCAGGAGCAG AAGCCCCTGCAGCAGCTGTGGAATGCCATCCTACTGGTGGCCATGCTCCTGTGCACAGGCCTTGTGGTCCAGGCCCAGCGGCAGGCGTCGCGGCAGAGCCAGCGGGAGCTCGGAGGCCAG GTGGACCTGTTTAAGCGCCGCGTGGTGCGGAGACTGGCATCCCTCAAGACACGGCGCTGCCGGCTGAGCAGGGCGGCGCAGGGCCTCCCGGAGCCGGGTGTTGAGACCTGTGCCGTGTGCCTGGACTACTTCTGCAACAAGCAG TGGCTCCGGGTGCTGCCCTGTAAGCACGAGTTTCACCGAGACTGTGTGGACCCCTGGCTGATGCTCCAGCAGACCTGCCCACTGTGCAAATTCAACGTCCTGG GGAACCGCTACTCTGATGATTAG